One Equus quagga isolate Etosha38 chromosome 5, UCLA_HA_Equagga_1.0, whole genome shotgun sequence genomic window carries:
- the UBIAD1 gene encoding ubiA prenyltransferase domain-containing protein 1, with protein MAASQVPGEKINIQAGETAKAGDRDLLGNDCLEQDRPPQRSWRQKCASYVLALRPWSFSASLTPVALGSALAYRSQGVLDPRLLVGCAVAVLAVHGAGNLVNTYYDFSKGIDHKKSDDRTLVDRILEPQDVVRFGVFLYTLGCVCAACLYYLSPLKLEHLALIYFGGLSGSFLYTGGIGFKYVALGDLIILITFGPLAVMFAYAVQVGSLAVFPLVYAIPLALSTEAILHSNNTRDMESDREAGIVTLAILIGPTFSYMLYNTLLFLPYLIFSILATHCSISLALPLLTIPMAFSLERQFRSQTFNKLPQRTAKLNLLLGLFYVFGIILAPAGSLPKL; from the exons ATGGCGGCCTCGCAGGTCCCAGGGGAGAAGATTAACATCCAGGCGGGAGAGACGGCCAAGGCCGGGGACAGGGACCTCCTGGGGAACGACTGTCTGGAGCAGGACAGGCCCCCCCAGCGCTCCTGGAGGCAGAAGTGCGCCTCCTACGTGCTGGCTCTGCGGCCCTGGAGCTTCAGTGCCTCCCTCACCCCGGTGGCCCTGGGCAGTGCCCTTGCCTACAGATCCCAGGGCGTCCTGGATCCCAGGCTGTTGGTGGGGTGTGCCGTGGCTGTCCTGGCTGTGCACGGGGCTGGCAATTTGGTCAACACTTACTATGACTTTTCCAAGGGCATTGACCACAAAAAGAGTGATGACAGGACCCTGGTGGACCGAATCTTGGAGCCCCAGGATGTTGTCCGGTTTGGCGTCTTCCTCTACACTTTGGGCTGTGTCTGTGCCGCTTGCCTCTACTATCTGTCCCCTCTGAAACTGGAGCACTTGGCTCTCATCTACTTTGGAGGCCTGTCTGGCTCCTTTCTCTACACAGGAG GAATTGGATTCAAGTACGTGGCTCTGGGAGAcctcatcatcctcatcactTTTGGCCCACTAGCAGTGATGTTCGCCTATGCCGTCCAGGTGGGGTCCCTGGCAGTCTTCCCATTGGTCTACGCCATCCCCCTCGCCCTTAGCACCGAGGCCATTCTCCATTCCAACAACACCAGGGACATGGAGTCCGACCGGGAGGCTGGCATCGTCACGCTCGCTATCCTCATTGGCCCTACCTTCTCCTACATGCTGTATAACACACTGCTCTTCCTGCCCTACCTGATCTTCAGCATCCTGGCCACGCACTGCAGCATCAGCCTGGCACTCCCCCTGCTCACCATTCCCATGGCCTTCTCCCTCGAGAGACAGTTCCGAAGCCAGACGTTCAACAAACTGCCCCAGAGGACTGCCAAACTCAACCTCCTGCTGGGACTCTTCTATGTCTTTGGCATCATTCTGGCACCAGCAGGCAGTCTGCCCAAACTCTGA